A region of the Bryobacteraceae bacterium genome:
CCGCGCTCTCTCACTCACCGCCCGCCGGGATTGGGCCTCCGCCGCGGACGCCTGGAAGACGGTCATCGAACGCTCGCCGGGCGGCACGGACTCCGCCTGGCGGGAACTGCGCGCCTTCTGCCTGGTCCAGGCCGGTCAAGTGAATCGGGCGGCCGAGGAACTCGGCAACGCCTGGCCGCTGCTGTCGATAGGCCAGATGGAGTTCTACGACTTTCTCGTGTATCCCGCCCTGTTGTACACACGCGCCGAAATCGCACGCGCCGCAGGCCGCATGGACGACGCACGCCGCTTCTATGACGTCTTCCTCCAGTTCGCCTCGGCCCGGCCCGATCTGGCGCAGCAGGCCGCCCGCGCCCGCGCCGCCGCGCGCCTCTGAATGAGGCCTCACGCGCGCCGGATGTCGTCGCGCTCGAAGTCCCACTCCACCATCCGGCCGGTCTTCACGCTCTCGTTCACCATGTGCGCGCACGCGGCCGCATGATGGCCGGCCACTTCGTTCTGCCAGTACGGCTTGCGCGTGCGGATCGAGTTCAGGAAATGCCAGAAGTGGACAACCGTTGCGTCCTGCCCCTCCTCGCGCCAGACGTTGCCGCCGTCGATGAGCCGCGGCCTGTTCAGATGCCGCAGCTCCTCCTGCTGCACCTTCGGATCTTTCCAGTACTGCTCCTCCAGCCGCCGCGGCCAGCTCTCGACAATCCAGCGGTTGTCCTCGCGCACATTTTCGGGCCAGTAGCGCAGCTCGCCCCAGCCCACCGAGATCGTCCCTTCGGTGCCCAGGAACATGAAGCTCGCCTCCGACGACGACTGGTTGTTGAACGTCGACGACAGGTTCACCGTAAATCCTTCCGGATACTCGAGCACCGCGTTCAGCGTGTCAGGCACCTCGCGCGATTCTTTCCACCGGTAGAGCTCGCCCATCGCCATCACCCGCTTCGGCATCTTCGCGTTCATCAGGTAGTGGATCGTCGTGCACAGGTGCACGAACAGGTCCGTTGCAATGCCGCCCGAGTAGTCTTCGTAGCAGCGCCAGCGGAAAAAGCGTTCCAGGCTGAACGGGCGCCTGGGCGCAGGTCCCAGGAACATCTCCCAGTTCACCGTCTCGGGCCCCGCGTCCGGTGGGATCGGATAGATCCACGCCCCGGAGGCCGTGTTGCGGTTATATGCGGCCCGGATCAGGGTCACCCGGCCGAGCCTGCCGCCCTGGATCAGCTCGCGCGCGTGGTTCTGCGTCATCGACGACATGCCCTGCGAACCCACCTGCACGATGCGGCCCGTGCGCTTCGCCGCCGCAATGATTTCAAGCCCTTCGCTCGAGCGGTACGTCAGCGGCTTCTCGCAGTAAACGTCCTTGCCCGCCTCGAGAGCAGCCACCACCATGGGCTTGTGCCAGTGGTCGGGCGTCGCCACCACCACCGCGTCGATCGAGCGGTCCGCCAGCGCCTCGCGGTAGTCCTTCACCACGCGTGGCGCCGCCCCGCGCCGTTCGCGGATGCGGTCCTGCGCCCGCTCGATCCTGCCCCGGTAGGCGTCACTCACCGCGACAATCTCGAACTGCGGGTGCGCCATCATCGCTTCCATCAGCTCATGCGCCCGCGCGCCACAGCCAAGGAACGCCACCTGCACGCGGTCGTTGGCCGCCACCCGCGCCCTCATCGACGCCGCCATTGCGGCCTGCATCTCCAGAAATCCTCGCCGGGTCATCTCCATCGTCTTCGAGCCTCCCGTGTCTCTGCCATTGTATGCTCTTTAGCGGACACTCATGACTGAATCCGCAACGGGCGAACTCGTCATCCGCCGGGCCACGCTTGACGACCGGCAGGCGATTTACGAGATCCAGCGTTCGGCCATCCTTGAGACCTGCCGCCGCAGCTACCCCGAAGAAGACGTCACCGTCTGGGCCGGCCTTCTTTCGCCAGACTCCTACCACGCCATCCTCGACCGCTACTTCGTCGTGGCCGAACGCAACGGCCGCATTGAGGGCTTCGGCCAGCTCGACGAGCAGGAAGGGGAAGTGGAGGCCATCTATGTCTCGCCGGCGGCCTCCGGCAAGGGCACCGGCTCGGCCATCCTCTGTCATCTCGAGGACCGCGCCCGCCAGTGCGGTCTGAAGGAACTCAAGGTGCGCTCCACGCTGAACGCCGAATCCTTTTACGCCCGCCACGGCTACCAGCACCTGGCGCTCATCCGCTACCGGCTGGTGCCATCGCTGATGCTCAACTGCGTCGAGATGCGCAAGAGGCTCGCCTGACGCAGCAGCCGTGCCAGCCGCCGCTCAGGAATCCGGCTGTCGGGGCCACCCCCCGGCCGGTGCTTCGCGTGGGAGCGCCGCTGCTGTGGCCTGCGGTGGACGCCGGAAATGCCTGCGTTCACCCCCCGCGATACACATAGCCTGGACGCGGATTTGAGCATCACGGCAGGCTTCGTTTTCCGCCGCGCCTGTCAGCCGGCGCGGTGCGACATCGCCTGGCTGCGGAATTTCCTCACGACGGCCAGCACGCGGCCCTGAATCTGGAGCCGCTCGGGCTCCACGTAAATCGGCGCCAGCTCCGCATTGGCGGGCTGGAGCCGGATCCTGCCGTCGGGTTCCCGGTAAAACCGCTTGAGCGTGGTCTCCATCCCGTCCACCAGGGCGACCACGATTTCGCCGTCACGGACCTCCGCCACCCGCTGCACCAGCACGTAGTCTCCGCTACAGATGTGGTCCTCGATCATCGAGTCCCCTTTCACCTGCAACGCGTAAATGTCCTCCGATTGCGCGAACTCGCCCAGATTCAGGCTCTCCGGCATCGCAACGCTCTCCACCGGTGAGCCGGCCGCAATCCGTCCCAGCAGGGGTACCTCCCGCTGCCCCGATTGCCGGGCCTGCAACCGTTCGCGCTCGGCTTCCAGATAGCCGGGCGAGACCTCGATGGAGCGGCTCTCATTGAAACGCCGCCGGACGTAGCCCTTCTGTTCGAGCGCGGTAATATGCTTGTGAACCGTCGCCAGCGACGACAGCTTCAGCCCCGCCGCAATCTCCTCAAAGCTGGGACTGTAGCCGTGCCGCCCGATGTAGTCCACCAGGAAGTCCAGGACTTCTTTTTGCCGCGGCGTCAGTGCCATGCCCACATTATTGGCGAAGACCCAGCGAAAGTCAACCAGATTCGGAATGCTGCCGGAAAAAAATCGTTCCGCTAGTTCAGACCACAGGCGCCCGGCGTGGGGCACACGCCCCCGGACGGGCACATCGGCGCGCTCGAAGACTCCTTCCCGGAAGCCGAGTGGGCCGCAAAAACGGACAACTCCTTCCGCAGATCGCTGGAACCGCACGACGGACAGGCAAGGCCTTCCTCCTCCTGGCGTCGCACCAGCTTCTCAAAACGCAGTCCGCAACTGCTGCACCGGTATTCAAAAATCGGCATCGTTTACCGCCTGGTTTCTTCGAGAATCGCTATTGCCATTTTATCAATGACCGCGCGGATTTCCGCCGGCGGCGCAGTGAACCCGTTGGCGATGATCGAAAAAGCCGCCCGCCGGGAAGGATCCTCGCCGGCATAGCCGGACAAAGCGGCCACGTGGGACAGGCTGCCCGTCTTGGCGCGCACCGCCGCCGCCTCGGCCAGCCCGCGGAACCGGCCGGCGAGCGTGCCGTCCTCTCCGGCCACGGGCAGCAGCGAGCGGAACAGCTCGCCGCGGCCGGAGCGGTCCATGTAGCGAAGCAGCGCCGTCAGCGACTGCGGACTCAACAGTCCGCGCCGCGACAGCCCGGAGCCATCCTCGAGATCGAATTCGGCTTCGTCGGCTCCCGCTGCCTTCAGCAACGAAGCCATCTCCTCGACGCCCGCCCGCGCCGAGCCCTCGCCCCGCACCACGTGCGCCGTCTCCCGCAGCATCATCTCCGCATGCAGGTTCTGGCTCACCTTGTTGATGATTCGCAACAGCTCGACCAACGGCGGCGACTCGCGCCGCGCGAGCTCCACGCCCTGCGGCTCCTGCCATGCCCTGCTTTCGATGCGCGTCGCCGCCCGCACCGGACCCCGCACCTCAATGCCGCGTTCGCGGAGAAGCTGCGCGAACAGCTCGGCGGCAAACCGGGCCGGCTCGTCCACTGCGATCGACTGCACCACCGCCGCGCCCGGCGGCGCCACGCCGCCGATCTCCAGAACCCGCGAGCCCGGCGCCCGCTGCACGACGATCCTCCGCTCGCCGCCTTCATGGGTACGCAAAAGGTTGAACACGGTGAAATACTCTACCGGCGGGCGGAACTCAATTGCAGCCGGTTCGCCAGCGCGCGGCCCCGAGCGAACGACAAGCTCCAACGAGTTATCGTTCACCGTCAGCGCGCTCACCGGCGCGCCATACTCCCAGGTCATGTCACCGATGGCCCAGCCCGCCGGATACGGCGCCCACGGCCACCGGGTCGCATCCCCGGTGACGCCGCCTTCCACCACCCGCACGCCGCGCGCAGCCACCTGCCCTGCCAGCTCCCGGAGCGGTCCCAGCGCGTCGCCTTCCTTCGCATCCCTGTCGTAGGGAACCGCGCGGCCAGACAGCGTCGGGTCGCCGCCGCCCACCAGCCGCAGCGCCCCGCGGACGCGCCCTTCGGCGTCCGGCGCCGCGTCAGCGAGCACGCGCGTGACGAAGCGGTAGTCCGCCCCCAGTCGTTCCAGCGCCAGCGCCGTGCTCACCAGCTTCGTGTTGGATGCCGGCGTCATCGGGACGCCCGCGTTGCGGGAATACAGCACCGCGCCGTCTGCGAGCCGCACGACATGGATGCCCCACGAGGCGCGCCGCGCCGCCGGTTCGTCCAGCAGCGCGGCAACGCGCCTCTCAAGCCCCTGCCCCGCGGCGGCCGTTGTGGCAGCAAGCAGCAGAACCGTGAAACGGGCTCCGTTTTCCATCGGCATCAGTGTATCCTGAAGCCGTGCCCTGGCTGCTCGTGATGCTGGCCGCTTTCACGGCCCATGCCGGCGGGCTGGATCCGCGCCCCCGCGCGGCGGACTATCCGCTCCAGGCAGCGCTCGAGGCGGGCACGCTGGCCGCTGAATATCACGGCCGCGCCTTTGAGTCGCAGGCGGGCCGGTTTTTCACGCAGGATTTTCTGGTCGTCGAGGTGGCGTTGTTTCCGTCGGACAAGCCGGCCGAATTCGCGCCGTCCCATTTCCGGCTCCGCCTCAACGGACGCCCGCCGGAGCTCCTGCCGGTGACCCCGGGCACGGTCGCCCTCGCTCTTCGGAACCCGGACCAGTACGAACAGCGGCAGCAGGTGGTCGCCGGCGGCGGCGTGGGCGGCGGGCAGGTGATCTTCGGCCGCCCCCGGCCGGTGGAGCGTTTCCCGGGCGATCCCGAGGCGCGCATCCCCACGCCTGGCGGCAGCCGCCAGGCCTCGCCCGGCGAGGAGGCGGCCGCGGCGGCCGAGACGGCCGAGCGCTTCGGACTCGCCCGCGTCGAGGCGCCGCGCGGCGGCGCCGCCGGCCTCATCTATTTCCACTGGCGCGGCAAACACGCGAAGCTGAAAAGGATCGAGCTTCTCTACGATGGCCCCGCCGGCAGGGCGGTGCTCAGGCTGCGCTGAGCCTGGCTTCCAGCCAGAGCGCCACCGACAGCAGCACCACCATCATCGCCCCCAGCACCGGCAGCCCCATCACCACGCCAATGCCGGCAAAGTGGGCGAAATAGCCGAGCGTCGCCGGCGCCAGGAGCCCGCCGGTGAGCGCGATGGAGAAGATCCCATTGAATAATGCCGGATGATAGCGGGGAAAACGATCGCCAATTTTTTCAAGAACCAGCGGTAATATGACGGAAAATCCGCCGCCCGCCAGCAGCACGCCCACGGCCGCACCGAAAAGGTTGTCGGTGAAAAACAGCGCCGTGCAGCCGAAGATCTGCGCCGCCACCGCGCCGGCCAGCATCCGCCCGTGCCGCACCCGCCCGAGCGCCCACTGCGCCGCCACGCGCCCCACCAGCAGCGCCGCCCAATAGACGGCGAGCAGCCCGAGGCTGGCAGCCGGGCTGCACCCAATCCGCTGCGTCAGAAACAGGGCGAGCCAGCCGGCCAGCGCCCCTTCGTTGCCGGACTGGAAAAACAGCAGCGCAGCAAACAGGAGGGCCGAGGGCGTCCGGAACTCCGCCAGCGCCTCGCGCCAGTCGCGGTGCGGCAGCAGGACGTCCGGCGCGGCCGGCATCCGCGCGTAGAGGCCGGCCGCCAGCCCGGGCAGCACCGCCAGCAGGATCAGCAGACTGGGCGCCGTGTAGACGAAAAACGTTCCGCTGACAAACAGCGCGCAGGCCAGACAGCCGGCGCCGAACAGGATGCCGCTCAGGTTCAGCGTGGCCGCACGGTGCAGTTCGTAGGCGGGCGTGATGGCGTGCATGCCTCCCTGGTTGATGACTCCCGCCGCCAGCCCCGCCAGCAGGAGTCCGCCCAGGCGGCCCCAGACGCTGGCCGGCGGGCAGAAGGCCGCCAGCAGCAGCAGCGCCGCGCAGGCCAGCCCGCAGCCGAGCGCCAGGGTGAAACTGACGCCTCGCCTGGCGAGCGCCTTCGCCCCACCCATGGCCCCCGCCAGGATGCCCAAATTTTGAAGCAGAAAATAATGGCCGATCAGGACGTAGTCCGGCTCGATATGATAACGCCACACCGGCAGCACGGCCCCCAGAAGCGCCGTCAGCAGGCCCGAGAAAAACAACGCGGAAAGCCCGCGCCGGGCCACCTGCATCGCCGCGTCCTCGGCTGCGTTCATCCTTTCTTCGCTCCCGCTGGCATCCCCCGTATTGTACTGCCGCGCGGCGGCCCGCGCCTTCCCGCCGGCGGCCATCGGCAAGCTTCGCCCTCCGGTGCGAGAATGCTTCTTATCGCATGTGGCGAAGAATCGCTGTTGCCGTGCCCTATCTGGCCGCTTCGGCCCTGCTTGTGCTTCCGGTGCTCCTGCCCAGGCACGTGCCGGCGATGGATCTGCCGTCGCATCTCTACAACACCTGGCTGGTCTTGCTCGTCCGGCAGGGCCGGGCACCCGGTCTGGAGCTCGCTCCGCAGTGGTCCAACCTGCTCTTCGACTGGTGGCTCGAAGGGCTGTGGCGGCTCGGCGGGCCCGTGCTTGCGGAAAGGGTGGCCGTCGCCGCCGCCGTGCTCATCTTTTTCTGGGGCGGGTTCGCCTGGGTGAGCGCCATCAGCCGGCGCGCGGCGTGGAGCTCCGCCCCGCTGCTCGCCATGCTCGCCTACGGTTGGTGCTACCACCAGGGCTTTTTCAATTACTACCTGTCCTGCGGCTTCGGCTTCTGGGCGCTGGCTGCGGTGTGGAACCCGCCGCCGAGGGCCTGGGCTGCCGTGACCGCGCTGGTTCTCGCGGTGATCGCCCACCCGGTTGGCGCAGCCGCCGCCGCAGGCCTGGCGGCCTTCGTGGTCCTTATCCGGGACATGGACTGGCGAAAGCGCGCCCTCGCGGCGGCGACGTGTTGCCTCGCGCTCGTGGTTTCAGGGCGAATCATTCAGGGATCCCTGCCCGCCCAATGGGAGATGCTCCAGGGCTTCCATGTCGTCTTCGCCACGCAATTGCGGCCTTTTGGCGAGAAGTACAACGGGTTCATCCTCGGAGTCGCCGCACTCTGGTTCTTCTGTCTTTGGGTGCGCGCCGTGAGAGAGAAGTCTCTGCTATTGCGGGAACCCGCCGTTTGGCTGGCGGTGATACTTGCCACCGCCATCCTGGCCATCCCGGGGGCCGTGCAGTTGCCTGGAACCGCCAGGCCGCTGCATTTTGTTGACTTCCGCCTCGCCCTTTTTCTTTCACCAGTTCTCCAGGCCCTGGCCATAGCCGCACAGCCCAGGCGCATGCCTTTCCTCGGGGCGTTGATGACCGTGATGGCTGTGCCCTATTTCCTGTTTCTGGCCTCCGATTACCGGTATCTGAACCAGGCGCAGGACGAGTTCCTCCGGGCCGCGCATCAGATTCCTGAGGGCGGCCGCGCCGTGGCCGCCGCCACCGGCAGGCCCGCCGGCATGAACCCGCTGTCGCACATGCTGGAGAAGGCCTGCATCGGTCGCTGCTTCGCCTATGGGAATTACGTCCCCAGCTCCAATGCCTTTCGCCTGCGCTCCAGGCCTGGATCCACGCTCGTCCTCGACGATAGCGCGGAGGTGGACCGCCTGGCCGCGGGCCGGTTTGTGGTCCGCTCGCGCGACGTTCCCCTTTACGGCGTGTTCCTCCAGTCAGCCCAGCCGTTCCGGCTGGAGGTTCGATCGCTGCACGTCGGAGAAAGAGTTCCGCTCCGAAGCGTTCCGATCCCCCCAGACTGGTTCTGAGTCGAGCGGGGGGCCGTTCCTCGCTCCCGGTAGCAGCGAGCGCACCAAGAAATATTCCTATTCCAAATTTCATAGCACCAATTCCGGGTCTTGGGAGATCAGGTCTCTGACCTAACGAATGAACCGTTTTCTATCAATTGGTTACGATTGGCAAGCCGTATGCTTGACACTATGCGGGTCTAGGTCGTCTCCCTGAGGTCGGGCGGTTGCCTCCTCCCCGGATCGCTTCCGGTGCTCCCCGGCTCGTTGGAGATCCCTCCAAAGTTCGATAGCTCCCGGTTCCTCAACGGGCCTGGAGCTCGTCCGCCTGCGTCGTGTTTCTGCCGTGGGACGGCTAAAGACGGGATGCGGGTCAGCCGTTGGGTAAGATGTGCCACGGGTGCCGCCTCAAAGGGCCTGGATCGGCCGGGCAGTCCCCATCGCCAGTGTATCGGCGCTCGTTTTACTGCCGGTGTGGCTTCAACCCCGCGTGCAGGCGGGCGACCTGTCCAGCCACCTCTACAATACCTGGCTGGTTCTGCTGCTGAAGTCCGGCGAGCCCCTGGGGCTGGAAATTGTTCCGCAGTATTCGAACGTGCTGTTCGACTGGCTGCTGGAGGGATTCTGGCGCCTGGGCGGCCCGGTGCTGGCGGAAAAGGCCAGTGTCTCGCTGGCCGTGCTGATCTTCTTCTGGGGATCTTTCGCTCTGCTGCGCCGTCTGACGGGCCAGTCCTCCTGGCCGTCGGCTCCCATGCTGGCAATGCTCGCCTATGGCTGGATCTTTCACCAGGGCTTCTTCAACTACTACCTGTCCTGTGCGTTCGGCGTCTGGGGGGATTGTCTTCCTTGCGTCCCAGGGATGGAAGAGACTGCTGGCGCTTCCGATGCTGGCACTGGCCAGCCTCGGGCATCTGCTGGGGGCGGCCGTGGCCGCAGGCCTCGCCATGCACCTGGCCTGCCGGCAGGCTTTGGGTGGCAGACACCAGGCCGGGCTGCTGTCGGCTTCTGTTGCCGCGATCGCCCTGACCGGGTGGCTGATCCGGACGGGCCTGCCCGCAAGATGGGACGACACCCGCATGCTCCAGCTCACCGGCGTGACGCCGTTTCTCATTCACTCCCTATGGTATCTGGCACCCGCCGCGCCGCTCTTTCTCCTATGGGTGGCTGGACTGGCGTGGAAAGCGAGATTTGAGCGTCTGGCGATGCTGCGCGTTCCAGCCGCGGACTTGGCCATTCTCTGTGCCGCGGCTCTTGCCCTGCTGCCAACCCGGCTCCGCTGGCCCGGTACTGAGTATCCACTCTACTTCATTGACTGGCGCCTGGGGCTCTGGTATGTCCTCTGCCTCCATGCACTCCTGGCGGGACGCCTGCCGGCCCGGTTCGTGGGCTCTGTCTGCGCCATTGCGGCCGTCCTCTTCTTCGGCCTCCTTGCCGTGGACAACCGGTCGCTGGGTCGAATCGAGCAGTCCTTCCACGAGGCCGTCCGCAAGGCGCCCCCGCGCAGCCGGGTCGTTAGCGGGTTGAAGGCAGTGCCGGAGGACCTGAATCCGATCAACCACATGCTGGACCGGGCCTGCATTGGGCATTGCTTCAGCTATGCCAACTATGAGCCCGTCACAGGGCAGTTCCGCCTACGGGCGAAGGCGGGTTCAACGGTGAACCTCGATTCCCTTGGCGCCGTCAGCGCCCTGCACTCCGGGCGATACAGAATTCGCGCGGCTGACGTACCGATCTTCGCCGTCTCTCGCAGACCCGGCCCGGGGTTCGCATTGGAAATCCGGGAGGTCGCTGTTGGGGAGACAATTCGGAAGGAGGTCCTCCGGCTCCCCTTGTGGCCACACTGACGGGAGCGGAACGAGCGGAGGTAGGCAGCACCACGCCAGATGTAGGGGTCTGACGTACTGTGCCCCGCCATTTCGTGGGTCGGGCGAAATTCCTGTTGACATTTCCACTGGAATCCCGTATCATCGGGCCATCACGGAAGAAAGGAGGTGGTCCAGTCGATATGAGTTCTGGTAGTAAGTGTACGCGCGAGGTGGTCAGCGGATAGGCTCGCTCCTGGTTTCCGTGCCACCCGCCAGATGGCCCACCGCGGCCGGCGGAAGGAGTGGACCGGATCCAGACCACCGAGCGCTCTCCACATCAGGCCGCAGGCCTGTTGACTCAAAAGGCTACCGAAGGCCCCGCCGCCGGAGTCCGGCTGCGGGGCTTTTTCCTTGCCGCGTCGCCGGCAGAGGCTTTGCTATACTAGGAGAGTTCAAAGGATTTCCTCACAATGAAAGCCGGCATCCACCCCGCTTACGAAGAAGTGAATGTCATCTGCGCCTGCGGTTATACGTTCCGCACGCGGTCGACACACAAGGGCGACATCCGCGTGGAAATCTGCTCGCACTGCCACCCGTTCTTCACCGGCCGCCAGAAGCTGGTCGACAGCGAGGGCCGCATCGACCGGTTCCAGCGAAAGATGCAGCGCTCGGCGGCGCTCAAGAAGGAGCGGGCCGACCGCGAGAACAGCAAGGCCAACCTGAACTGAGCCTGCGTTTGAGGCTTTCAGACAGCGGGTGCGGCCCTCAGTGGCCGCGCTGTTTTTCTTCCTGCCGGCGTTTTTCCTCCCGCTCGCGGCGCATTCGTGCGTATTCCTCCTGCTGGGCCGGCGTCAGGATGGCATTGATCCGCGCCGTCTGCTGCTCCTGAAGGGCGCGGACCTCGGGCCGCTGCCGCTCACGCAGTTGACGAAACTGCTCGCGCGTGTCATCGAGAATGCGGTTGAGCTGCTCGAGCTGCTCGGGAGTCAGCTTCAGCCGCTTCTGCATCTCCGCCACATAGGCGCGGCGGAACTCCTCAGGCGAACGCGGACGCTGAACCGCCTCCTGCCGCTTCACGAGGTAGCGGTCACCCACCGCACCTACCACCACGCCGCTGACAAAGACCACCAGCAGGCTCAGCGCCAGTCTCAGGTTGGACTGCATCATCGCTCGGCATGCTCCCCGGGAGCAGGCGGCGCAGGCACGCCGGCCAGCTCAGCCGGCGCCAGTTCCGCGTCGGTCTGCGCCAGCAGGGTCTCCACATAGGTGGCGCTATAGAAATCGGGCGCCGGGCGGGAGAACATCTGGAGAGCCACCAGCAGCACGCTGGCCGCCGCAGCGGCCGCCGCCAGCCCGTTGGCCCACTTCCAGAGGCGCTCCGCCCAGCCCTGCGGAGCCGCTTCAATGCGCGCCCAGAGCCGCGGCATGAAATCCGCCGAGGGCTCGGGGGGCTCGCAGGCCTCCCGGTAAGCGGCCAGCAGCCGATCCAGCTCCTGCTCAAGATTTCGGTTCTCGCCGGTCATTGCTCGTTCCTTTCCGGGCCTCTTCTGCCCGCCGCGCCGCCCAGGCTTTCAGCACCCGCTGGCGCGCGCGGAACAGCCGCACCTTCAGGGCGTTCTCATTCACCTGGTAGATCTGTTCCAGCTCCTTCAGTGACAATCCCTCCACTTCCTTCAGCGTCAGCAGGATGCGGTCCTGTTCGGAGACTCCGGCCAGCAGCGTGTTCACCAGCTCCCGCACCCGCGCCCTTTCGCGGGCCTCGATCTCAAACTTTGTTCCTGCCGCCGCATCAGCCATCATCACCTGCTGCTCACTCAAATCGGCAACCCGCGCCTCCGGCTTTCGCTTTCGGCGTTTCCGAAGGTAATCGAGCGCCGCATTCACCGTCAGCCGGTACAGCCACGGTTCGAACACCTCCGGGCTGCGGAGCTGGTCCAGAGAATAATACAGCCGGATGAAGACCTCCTGGGCCACATCCTCTACATCCTCCGGCCGTCCGATCAGCCGTGACACCGTGCCAAAGATCCGGCGCCGGTACGCCTGGACGATCTCATTGAACGCCTGGGCGTCTCCGGCCCGCGCCCGCTCCACGATGTCGTTATCCACCAGCATGCTGGCCAAGGCCGAGCGGGCGCGGTTTACATTTCTTTACCTAGCTTCAAAGGCGCACCCGGCTCGTCCACAGGTTACAACAATCGCACCGGGGCTCGTTCCCGGTTGTACCCGCATGGTAAAATTGCCACTTAGCCCCTCATAATGGATTTCCTCTCCGGTCTGAATCCCGAGCAGCGCCGTGCCGTCGAACACGTCGAGGGCCCGCTGCTGATCCTTGCCGGCGCCGGCAGCGGCAAGACGCGCGTCATCACGCACCGCATCGCCCACCTCATTGCCCATCACCGCGTCTACGGTCCGTCGATCCTCGCGGTCACCTTCACCAACAAGGCCGCCGACGAGATGCGGGAGCGGGTGCTGCGCCTGCTCGGCGGCCTTCCGACCGGGGCGGGTCCGGTGGTCTCCACGTTTCACTCCTTTTGCGTCCGCCTGCTGCGGCGCGACGGCGCCTCGCTGGCCGGCCTCCGTCCCGGCTTCACCACGCAGTTCCACATCTACGACGAGTCCGACCAGCTCGCGCTGCTCAAACAGGTCTACAAAAAGCTCGGCCTCGATGAGAAGGCGCTGCCGCCACGCGGGGTGCTTTCGCGCATCAGCCACGCCAAGAATCAGAAGCTCACGCCGGAAGATTTGTATCGCGTCTCGGCCGATCCCAACGCCACGCGCATCGCCGCCCTGTACGAGCACTACCAGAAGGGCCTTGAAGCGGCCAATGCGCTCGACTTCGATGACCTCCTGCTCGAAGCCGTTCGCCTGCTTCGCCATGACGAGGCCGTGCGGAATGCCTGGAACCG
Encoded here:
- the lexA gene encoding LexA repressor, with product MPVRGRVPHAGRLWSELAERFFSGSIPNLVDFRWVFANNVGMALTPRQKEVLDFLVDYIGRHGYSPSFEEIAAGLKLSSLATVHKHITALEQKGYVRRRFNESRSIEVSPGYLEAERERLQARQSGQREVPLLGRIAAGSPVESVAMPESLNLGEFAQSEDIYALQVKGDSMIEDHICSGDYVLVQRVAEVRDGEIVVALVDGMETTLKRFYREPDGRIRLQPANAELAPIYVEPERLQIQGRVLAVVRKFRSQAMSHRAG
- the dacB gene encoding peptidase M15 → MPMENGARFTVLLLAATTAAAGQGLERRVAALLDEPAARRASWGIHVVRLADGAVLYSRNAGVPMTPASNTKLVSTALALERLGADYRFVTRVLADAAPDAEGRVRGALRLVGGGDPTLSGRAVPYDRDAKEGDALGPLRELAGQVAARGVRVVEGGVTGDATRWPWAPYPAGWAIGDMTWEYGAPVSALTVNDNSLELVVRSGPRAGEPAAIEFRPPVEYFTVFNLLRTHEGGERRIVVQRAPGSRVLEIGGVAPPGAAVVQSIAVDEPARFAAELFAQLLRERGIEVRGPVRAATRIESRAWQEPQGVELARRESPPLVELLRIINKVSQNLHAEMMLRETAHVVRGEGSARAGVEEMASLLKAAGADEAEFDLEDGSGLSRRGLLSPQSLTALLRYMDRSGRGELFRSLLPVAGEDGTLAGRFRGLAEAAAVRAKTGSLSHVAALSGYAGEDPSRRAAFSIIANGFTAPPAEIRAVIDKMAIAILEETRR
- a CDS encoding N-acetyltransferase; its protein translation is MTESATGELVIRRATLDDRQAIYEIQRSAILETCRRSYPEEDVTVWAGLLSPDSYHAILDRYFVVAERNGRIEGFGQLDEQEGEVEAIYVSPAASGKGTGSAILCHLEDRARQCGLKELKVRSTLNAESFYARHGYQHLALIRYRLVPSLMLNCVEMRKRLA
- the sigE gene encoding RNA polymerase sigma factor; this encodes MLVDNDIVERARAGDAQAFNEIVQAYRRRIFGTVSRLIGRPEDVEDVAQEVFIRLYYSLDQLRSPEVFEPWLYRLTVNAALDYLRKRRKRKPEARVADLSEQQVMMADAAAGTKFEIEARERARVRELVNTLLAGVSEQDRILLTLKEVEGLSLKELEQIYQVNENALKVRLFRARQRVLKAWAARRAEEARKGTSNDRREPKS